From Daucus carota subsp. sativus chromosome 6, DH1 v3.0, whole genome shotgun sequence, the proteins below share one genomic window:
- the LOC108227662 gene encoding protein RADIALIS-like 3, producing the protein MASKSSTISSSNSTWTPKQNKLFEKALAKFDKDTPDRWHNIAKAVGGKSAEEVKRHYEKLIEDVKSIESGTIPFPKYR; encoded by the coding sequence aTGGCATCCAAATCCAGTACCATCTCTAGTTCCAACTCCACCTGGACTCCCAAGCAAAACAAACTATTTGAGAAGGCCCTTGCTAAATTTGATAAAGACACCCCTGATCGTTGGCACAATATTGCCAAAGCTGTTGGTGGAAAATCTGCGGAGGAAGTCAAAAGGCACTACGAAAAACTCATAGAGGACGTGAAAAGTATTGAGTCTGGTACCATTCCATTCCCGAAGTATAGATAA
- the LOC108227660 gene encoding laccase-11 yields the protein MASLAFLLPGGFIFLSFFFVSADAATKFYQFNIQVNNVSRLCHAKPIVTVNGRFPGPTVYAREGDSVQINVTNHAQYNISIHWHGLKQFRNGWADGPAYITQCPIQSGSSYMYSFNVTGQRGTLWWHAHILWLRATVYGAIVIMPKPGTPYPFPRPASEETLVFGEWWHADVEEVVKQGNSLGLPPNMSDAHTINGKPGPLFPCSEKHTFAMEVEQGKTYLLRIINAALNDELFFAIAGHNLTVVEIDAVYTKPFMTSAILIAPGQTTNVLVHANQMPGRYFMAVRPFIDAPIPIDNKTATSIFQYKGIPNSVLPTLPHLPSPNDTTFALSYNRKLKSLNTPTFPAIVPLKVDRNLFFTVGLGMNPCPSCVNGTRLTASLNNITFVMPEIGLLEAHYFNTKGVFRTDFPDKPPTPFNYTGAPLTANLGTTKGTRLVKLAFNSTVELVIQDTNLLTVESHPFHLHGYNFFVVGTGIGNFDPNKDPAKYNLIDPPERNTVGVPTGGWTAIRFTANNPGVWFFHCHLELHTGWGLKTAFVVENGKQADQTVLPPPKDLPQC from the exons ATGGCAAGCTTGGCATTTCTTCTTCCTGGGGGCTTCATTTTTCTTTCCTTCTTTTTCGTTTCAGCCGATGCAGCCACAAAATTTTACCAATTTAAT ATACAAGTGAATAATGTTAGCAGGCTGTGCCATGCAAAACCGATTGTAACAGTGAATGGCAGGTTCCCAGGGCCTACTGTTTATGCTAGAGAAGGTGACAGTGTTCAGATCAATGTCACAAATCATGCTCAATATAACATATCCATTCATTG GCATGGATTGAAGCAGTTTCGTAATGGTTGGGCGGATGGACCGGCTTATATAACTCAGTGTCCGATCCAGAGTGGTAGTAGCTACATGTATAGCTTCAATGTAACAGGACAAAGGGGGACATTATGGTGGCATGCACATATTCTTTGGCTCAGAGCTACTGTTTACGGTGCAATTGTCATTATGCCGAAGCCTGGAACTCCATATCCCTTCCCAAGGCCAGCTAGCGAAGAGACTTTGGTATTTG GTGAATGGTGGCATGCAGATGTGGAAGAGGTTGTCAAGCAAGGAAACAGTTTGGGATTGCCTCCAAATATGTCAGACGCGCATACAATTAATGGGAAGCCGGGGCCTCTCTTTCCATGTTCCGAGAAAC ATACTTTTGCCATGGAGGTTGAACAAGGGAAGACGTATCTGTTGAGGATTATTAATGCAGCCCTCAACGACGAGCTTTTCTTTGCCATTGCTGGTCACAATTTGACAGTAGTGGAGATTGATGCAGTCTACACAAAACCCTTCATGACTTCTGCTATACTAATTGCACCTGGTCAGACCACAAATGTTCTGGTTCACGCAAACCAGATGCCAGGTCGGTACTTCATGGCTGTTAGGCCTTTTATAGATGCCCCAATTCCGATAGACAATAAGACAGCAACTTCCATATTCCAGTACAAAGGAATCCCTAACTCTGTCCTCCCCACACTCCCTCACTTGCCTTCACCTAATGACACAACATTCGCTTTGAGTTACAACCGAAAGCTCAAGAGCCTAAACACTCCAACATTTCCAGCAATTGTACCCTTGAAAGTGGACAGGAACCTGTTTTTCACAGTCGGTTTGGGGATGAATCCCTGTCCATCATGTGTCAATGGAACGCGACTAACTGCTTCACTGAACAACATCACATTCGTGATGCCAGAGATCGGACTCCTTGAAGCTCATTACTTCAATACCAAAGGAGTATTCAGAACTGATTTCCCCGACAAGCCTCCAACTCCATTCAATTATACCGGAGCACCACTCACAGCCAATCTCGGGACAACAAAAGGAACCAGGCTTGTCAAACTAGCTTTCAATTCCACAGTCGAATTAGTGATACAGGATACCAATCTGCTGACAGTTGAGTCACATCCATTCCATCTCCACGGCTACAACTTCTTTGTCGTTGGGACCGGGATTGGAAATTTTGATCCTAACAAGGATCCAGCCAAATATAACTTGATTGATCCTCCTGAGAGAAACACAGTGGGAGTTCCTACTGGTGGCTGGACTGCTATAAGATTCACAGCTAATAATCCAG GAGTGTGGTTCTTCCACTGTCA